A genomic window from Streptomyces sp. WMMC940 includes:
- a CDS encoding SPFH domain-containing protein, whose amino-acid sequence MTPTTPYSEDPPGPSLPLGRLTSASVAVHSAGLPVRGSTASGGPEPEATSGPEAPTAFGHGRDVRGTPAVQGIPDPYDAGAVLGGRDVRGTPDAHGTAGRGGAPAEAGLPAPAQELPSGGGSGAGSGTAFPPGPGGTANGATDARSHPGVLSEAGAPSEEGGTKPGGARDTTPATERAERQFSGAGGRRTVVIGTDTTGAIPVHLLYRDAVASAGATTRGPAGEAAADPRTEPATGADATRPLNGTSASKGPDGGAQPKDRWSAFGVNGLTKDVDGDSGPDTIAMPPVASATGRRSTPGAGQATRRPAPPPDPRLIERPGPVLPGWAALLAGVVSLVACAAVLHWAGAFPPEVTTLFGVGERPYGGLGFVHWGVLAVSLTVALFSLGGLARGRVGHAWVLTLYGEYRGSVRRSGLMWVSPLLLRRRVDVRLRHWRSEPMPSVDADGTALEAVVLVVWRVRDTARAVLGVANHESYLREQVEAALARVLSQIPADASAPAAGGGPALELRPTLRNAEAVGDALTKTLAAECAPIGIDVFSAQPTRIEYAPEVAAAMRRRRVAALEAERRDTVLSSVVDAVDDTVQRLTMRGLVEFDDYERKALVRDLTVAFCTARTGGAETP is encoded by the coding sequence GTGACCCCGACGACCCCCTACTCCGAGGACCCTCCGGGTCCCTCCCTCCCGCTCGGCCGGCTGACCTCCGCGTCGGTCGCCGTCCACAGCGCGGGGCTGCCCGTCAGGGGCAGCACTGCCTCCGGCGGGCCCGAGCCCGAGGCCACGTCCGGCCCGGAGGCGCCGACGGCGTTCGGCCACGGCCGGGACGTGCGCGGCACCCCCGCCGTGCAGGGCATTCCGGATCCGTATGACGCCGGTGCGGTGCTCGGCGGCCGGGACGTGCGCGGCACCCCCGACGCGCACGGCACCGCCGGGCGTGGTGGCGCGCCCGCGGAGGCCGGACTGCCCGCCCCCGCCCAGGAGCTCCCTTCGGGGGGCGGGTCCGGGGCGGGTTCCGGAACCGCCTTCCCGCCCGGGCCCGGCGGCACTGCGAACGGCGCCACCGACGCCCGCTCCCACCCGGGCGTCCTGTCCGAGGCGGGCGCCCCGTCCGAGGAGGGCGGGACGAAGCCCGGTGGCGCGCGGGACACCACGCCCGCGACCGAGCGCGCCGAGCGGCAGTTCAGCGGGGCCGGCGGTCGCCGGACTGTCGTCATCGGCACCGATACGACCGGCGCCATCCCCGTCCACCTGCTCTACCGGGACGCCGTCGCGTCCGCCGGAGCGACCACCCGGGGCCCGGCGGGGGAGGCGGCCGCGGACCCGCGGACGGAGCCGGCCACCGGTGCGGACGCCACCCGCCCGCTCAACGGGACGTCCGCCAGCAAGGGGCCGGACGGCGGCGCACAGCCCAAGGACCGCTGGAGCGCCTTCGGCGTGAACGGGCTGACCAAGGACGTCGACGGCGACAGCGGCCCCGACACCATCGCCATGCCCCCGGTGGCGTCCGCCACCGGACGGCGGTCCACACCGGGCGCCGGCCAGGCCACCCGCCGGCCGGCACCCCCTCCGGACCCCCGGCTGATCGAGCGGCCCGGCCCGGTCCTGCCCGGCTGGGCGGCTCTGCTCGCCGGGGTCGTCTCCCTCGTCGCCTGCGCGGCCGTGCTGCACTGGGCGGGAGCCTTCCCGCCCGAGGTGACGACGCTCTTCGGAGTGGGCGAACGGCCCTACGGCGGTCTCGGGTTCGTGCACTGGGGCGTGCTCGCCGTGTCCCTGACGGTCGCGCTGTTCTCTCTCGGCGGGCTCGCGCGCGGCCGGGTCGGCCACGCCTGGGTGCTGACGCTGTACGGGGAGTACCGCGGCAGTGTCCGCCGCAGCGGTCTCATGTGGGTGAGCCCGCTGCTGCTCCGCCGCCGGGTGGACGTACGGTTGCGGCACTGGCGCAGCGAGCCCATGCCGTCGGTCGACGCCGACGGCACCGCGCTCGAGGCCGTCGTCCTCGTCGTGTGGCGGGTCCGGGACACGGCCCGCGCCGTGCTCGGGGTCGCGAACCACGAGTCGTACCTGAGGGAGCAGGTGGAGGCGGCACTGGCACGGGTGCTGTCCCAGATCCCGGCCGACGCCTCGGCGCCGGCCGCCGGCGGCGGTCCCGCGCTCGAACTCCGTCCGACGCTCCGCAACGCCGAGGCCGTCGGCGACGCCCTGACGAAGACGCTCGCGGCGGAGTGCGCCCCCATCGGGATCGACGTCTTCTCGGCGCAGCCGACGCGCATCGAGTACGCGCCCGAGGTGGCCGCGGCGATGCGCCGCCGTCGGGTCGCCGCCCTGGAGGCCGAGCGCCGCGACACCGTGTTGAGCTCGGTGGTCGACGCGGTGGACGACACGGTGCAACGGCTCACGATGCGTGGGCTGGTGGAGTTCGACGACTACGAGCGCAAGGCCCTCGTCCGCGACCTGACCGTGGCGTTCTGCACGGCGAGGACCGGCGGTGCGGAGACCCCGTGA
- a CDS encoding lytic polysaccharide monooxygenase auxiliary activity family 9 protein, protein MRKRIGAAVVGLAVAGTTLLATGSAGSHGYTDSPISRQKLCANGTVGNCGEIQWEPQSVEGPKGFPGAGPADGKICAGGNSRFAQLDDPRGGAWPTTRVSSGQSHTFRWQFTAMHATTDFKYYITRNGWNPGRPLTRAALDPQPFLTIPYNGQRPPGTLSHSGTLPSKSGRHLILAVWTIADTSNAFYACSDVQF, encoded by the coding sequence ATGCGAAAGCGAATAGGCGCGGCCGTCGTCGGGCTCGCGGTGGCGGGGACGACCCTGCTCGCCACCGGGAGCGCCGGCAGCCACGGTTACACCGACTCTCCGATCAGTCGTCAGAAGCTCTGTGCCAACGGCACCGTGGGCAACTGCGGCGAGATCCAGTGGGAGCCCCAGAGCGTCGAGGGGCCCAAGGGCTTCCCCGGCGCGGGTCCGGCGGACGGGAAGATCTGCGCCGGTGGCAACAGCCGCTTCGCGCAGCTCGACGACCCGCGCGGCGGTGCCTGGCCCACCACCCGGGTCTCGTCGGGGCAGAGCCACACCTTCCGGTGGCAGTTCACCGCCATGCACGCCACGACCGACTTCAAGTACTACATCACCAGGAACGGCTGGAACCCCGGCCGGCCGCTCACCAGGGCCGCGCTCGATCCGCAGCCCTTCCTGACCATCCCGTACAACGGCCAGCGCCCCCCGGGGACGCTCAGTCACTCGGGCACGCTGCCGTCGAAGTCGGGCCGTCATCTGATCCTGGCGGTGTGGACCATCGCCGACACCTCGAACGCGTTCTACGCCTGCTCGGACGTTCAATTCTGA
- a CDS encoding AMP-binding protein, whose product MGVTGSGTTVAELVRRQWGDHRVGLVHEDLVLSHHQVASGAAARAALLTELLPRGAEPHLGVLLDNTHEFPLWIGAAALTGAAVAGINPTRRGAELARDILHTDCRVLVTERAYLPLLDGLELPGVRVLVTDDAAYAALLAPCEDAGPADIDPLPGRTVRPGSRLLLYFTSGSTGAPKAAICSQGRLAAAGASLVSRFGVRRDDVHYVCMPMFHGNAVIAAWAPALVAGATVALRRRFSASCFLSDVRSYGATYFTYVGRAVQYLLATPEREDDRDHSLRLGFGTEAGAVDAERFEARFGVRLVEGYGSSEGGAAVQRTSGTPRGAIGRAARGDDLAVVDPCSGEEREPARFSPGGVLLNGDRAIGELVNRGRSPFEGYWRNAEAEAERLRGGWYWSGDLFYRDAEGFLYFAGRGEDRLRVDSENLAAALIESILARWEPAVGVAVYAVPDPVAGDQVMCALALRDGGSFDPAAFTGFLAAQPDLGTKMPPRFVRVVPRLPVTATNKIHRVALRREGFLRGPDPVWWREPGTDGYRPLTAADAARLCRAYERQGRTGLLGR is encoded by the coding sequence ATGGGCGTCACGGGGAGTGGTACGACCGTCGCGGAGCTGGTACGGCGCCAGTGGGGCGATCACCGGGTGGGGCTGGTCCACGAGGACCTCGTGCTCAGCCACCACCAGGTCGCCTCCGGTGCCGCCGCACGGGCCGCACTGCTCACGGAGTTGCTGCCCCGGGGAGCAGAGCCGCACCTCGGGGTCCTGCTCGACAACACGCACGAGTTCCCGCTCTGGATCGGCGCGGCAGCCCTCACCGGGGCCGCCGTCGCCGGCATCAACCCGACCCGCCGGGGCGCGGAGCTGGCCCGCGACATCCTGCACACCGACTGCCGGGTGCTGGTCACCGAGCGCGCGTACCTTCCCCTGCTCGACGGTCTCGAACTGCCGGGCGTGCGCGTGCTGGTGACCGACGACGCCGCGTACGCCGCGCTCCTCGCCCCCTGCGAGGATGCCGGTCCCGCCGACATCGACCCCCTGCCGGGGCGCACCGTGCGGCCCGGCAGCCGGCTGCTGCTGTACTTCACCTCCGGCTCGACGGGCGCGCCCAAGGCCGCGATCTGCAGTCAGGGTCGGCTCGCCGCCGCCGGGGCCTCCCTCGTCTCGCGCTTCGGGGTGCGCCGGGACGACGTCCACTACGTCTGCATGCCGATGTTCCACGGCAACGCGGTGATCGCCGCCTGGGCGCCCGCACTGGTGGCCGGTGCGACGGTGGCTCTGCGGCGCCGCTTCTCCGCGTCGTGCTTCCTCTCCGACGTACGGTCCTACGGAGCCACGTACTTCACCTATGTGGGCCGGGCCGTGCAGTACCTGCTCGCCACTCCCGAGCGCGAGGACGACCGCGACCACTCGCTCCGGCTCGGCTTCGGCACCGAGGCGGGGGCCGTCGACGCGGAGCGCTTCGAGGCGCGGTTCGGCGTTCGGCTCGTCGAGGGCTACGGCTCCTCCGAGGGCGGCGCCGCCGTCCAGCGCACCTCCGGCACTCCGCGCGGCGCGATCGGCCGGGCCGCGCGCGGGGACGACCTCGCCGTGGTCGACCCGTGCAGCGGCGAGGAGCGCGAGCCGGCCCGCTTCTCCCCGGGGGGCGTGCTGCTGAACGGCGACCGGGCGATAGGCGAACTGGTCAACCGCGGCCGCAGCCCCTTCGAGGGCTACTGGCGCAACGCCGAGGCGGAGGCGGAACGGCTGCGGGGAGGCTGGTACTGGAGCGGCGACCTCTTCTACCGCGACGCCGAGGGCTTCCTGTACTTCGCCGGCCGCGGTGAGGACCGTCTGCGCGTCGACAGCGAGAACCTCGCCGCCGCGCTCATCGAGAGCATCCTCGCCCGCTGGGAACCCGCCGTGGGCGTCGCGGTGTACGCCGTCCCCGATCCGGTCGCCGGCGACCAGGTGATGTGCGCCCTGGCCCTCCGCGACGGGGGGTCCTTCGACCCCGCGGCGTTCACCGGCTTCCTCGCCGCCCAGCCCGACCTGGGGACGAAGATGCCGCCCCGCTTCGTCCGCGTCGTCCCGCGCCTCCCGGTCACCGCCACCAACAAGATCCACCGTGTCGCCCTGCGCCGGGAGGGGTTCCTCCGGGGCCCGGACCCCGTCTGGTGGCGGGAGCCCGGCACGGACGGCTACCGCCCGCTGACGGCGGCCGACGCCGCCCGGCTGTGCCGCGCCTACGAACGTCAGGGTCGGACCGGGCTCTTGGGCCGGTGA